One Glycine max cultivar Williams 82 chromosome 6, Glycine_max_v4.0, whole genome shotgun sequence DNA segment encodes these proteins:
- the LOC102665957 gene encoding transcription factor SAC51, whose product MGGDCGTWAPHLESPNLNLLDTGKPVGISAAMNPGFNMVSSNATVPAFGSSTVPHLQLGHSYEPSGWSYCLPCFPQGFAPALNFNAEGNPPADHVKTFGDKIGPYGESSSLQKQILVIDQTGGQTTIVYSSRFGSPGECLASWHSKLHGANYLRGNEPSFRRGLNLNLNLNMTEPTLADKVDGNPGTSIESEMHEDTEEINALLYSDSYGYSTQDDDDEVTSTGHSPSTMTTHDNCETFRRDTAEEVASSARKTKKRKLLDGYYDDIQLIDTASSQNLNKSSATGDDDAESRCSSNNNEGSLSGNKKIKKEKIRDVLSILQSIIPGGKDKDPVMLLDNAIHCLKSLKHKAQALGLDAL is encoded by the coding sequence ATGGGAGGAGATTGTGGAACCTGGGCACCACATCTAGAATCACCAAATTTGAATCTCCTTGACACTGGGAAGCCGGTTGGTATTTCTGCAGCTATGAACCCTGGCTTTAATATGGTCTCTAGCAATGCTACGGTGCCTGCTTTCGGATCCTCTACAGTGCCTCATTTGCAGTTAGGACATTCCTATGAACCCAGTGGTTGGTCTTATTGTTTGCCCTGCTTTCCACAGGGATTTGCTCCTGCTCTGAACTTCAATGCTGAGGGAAACCCTCCTGCTGACCATGTAAAAACTTTTGGGGACAAAATTGGTCCCTATGGTGAATCCAGTTCCCTTCAGAAACAAATTCTTGTTATTGATCAGACGGGTGGTCAAACAACTATTGTTTATAGCTCCAGGTTTGGCAGTCCTGGTGAGTGCCTTGCTTCTTGGCATTCAAAACTGCATGGTGCTAACTATTTGAGGGGGAACGAACCTTCTTTCAGAAGaggtttgaatttgaatttgaacttGAATATGACTGAGCCAACTTTGGCTGATAAAGTAGATGGGAATCCGGGAACTAGCATTGAAAGTGAGATGCATGAAGACACCGAAGAAATTAATGCATTGCTTTACTCGGACAGCTATGGCTATTCTACccaggatgatgatgatgaagttaCTAGCACAGGGCACTCTCCGAGTACAATGACCACTCATGATAACTGTGAAACCTTTAGGAGGGATACCGCAGAAGAAGTTGCAAGCTCTGCCAGGAAAACCAAGAAGAGGAAGCTATTGGATGGCTATTATGATGACATACAACTCATTGATACTGCCAGTTCTCAGAATCTGAACAAGTCTTCTGCAACGGGAGATGATGACGCAGAATCAAGATGTTCTAGTAACAACAATGAAGGATCCTTGTCTGGCAATAAGAAGATTAAAAAGGAGAAGATACGCGATGTTCTGAGCATTCTGCAGAGCATAATTCCTGGTGGAAAGGATAAGGATCCGGTCATGCTTCTTGACAATGCCATACATTGCTTAAAATCCTTGAAACACAAGGCTCAAGCACTCGGACTTGATGCCTTGTAA